TCCTCCATGTCGCGCACGCCCCAGTCAGCGTCGGTGGCGCGCAGCTGGGCGTCGAAGGCGGCATTGCTCGGCGCGGTATGTGCGCCGCCGCGGCGATAGGGACCATACAGGTAGAGCACGCCGCCAGGCTTCAGCAGCCTCCCTGCGCCTGCGAACAGTGCTTCGGCCGCGGCCCACGGCGAGATATGGAGCATATTGATGCAGACCATCGCATCGGCCGCATCGATGCCCCAGGGCTGGCGGCACACGTCAAGGTCCAGCGGCGCGCGCACATTGGCCAACCCCGCATGCGCGGTCCATGCGGCGATCGATTCACGCGCGGCACGGTCGGGATCGCTCGGCTGCCAGGTCAGGCCTGGAAACGCCGCGGCAAAGTGCACCGCGTGCTGGCCAGTGCCGCTGGCGATTTCCAGGACCGTGCCGCTGGCGGGCAGCACATTGCGCAGCACCGCGAGGATGGGCTCGCGATTGCGCTCGGTGGCGGGCGCCATGCGGCGTGCGTCGGGGTCGTGGGTCTGGTCGGTCATGGCGACTGGCTCGTTTGCCGGGTGAACGGCTAGCGTAGCAGAGTCTGCGCGGACCCGGGATGCACTGGCGGCGGCCAAGGCCGCCGCCTTCATGCTACAGCGCCCGCTTGCGGTCAGGCCTTCGCCAGCTTCACGCCCGTCGGGTCGCCGGTCAGGTACCCCACCGCCGCGCCGAAGCGGTCCTTGTAATTGGCACGCACCAGTGGGTCCAGCGTCGGCTTGACCACGTCATGCAGCGGCGATTCCCAGTCGCCCACGTGCTGGAAGTTGCTCATCACGTAGGTCCAGCCGTTGATCTCGTCCACCGCATGCAAGCCGGTCGACTCGGCGCCGGCCGGGCACGACAGCACGCGGCTGAGCACCTTAGTGTCGACGTTGTAGGCCCACAGGAAGTTGTTGACGTGGGTGTTGCTGTCCTCGCCGACGAACAGCGTGCGCAGCTTCTCCGAGAACTTGAGGTTGTCGGGCGTGGCGACCTTGTCCGGGTTGGCGAAGTTGCCGAGCGCATCCTGCTGCTTCATCTTGCCGCCGCCGAGGTCTTCGCTGACCAGTGCCGGCACCGCGGCCATGTCGACCGGCACCCATTCGCTGTTGATGGCGTTGCCGCTCTTGTCGGTCTGTCCACCTTTCAGGTTCAGCTCATAGACGGCGCCGGAGTACGGGCCTTCGACCTGGATGTCGCCCTGGTTGGCGGCGTTGCCGGTGAGCATGCTCGACTCGATGCGCGACATCGCCGAGTAGGCTTTCTTGTCCCTGATGTTGACCGTGGTGCCTTCCATCTTGGTAAAGCCCAGGCTGCCGCCGACCAGCGCGGCGTAGCGGTGGGTTTCCAGGTAGGCCGCGGCCTTTTCCATGCCCGGCACCAGCTTGATCCAGTTGGCCTTGCCGTTGTACAGGATGCGGGTGTAGCTGCTGTCGTTCGGGTTGACGGTCTGCACGTCCATGATGTCGGCCAGCCTGATGCCGCCATCGACCAGCGCGCGGATCTCGGCACTGGTGGCGCTGCCCAGCTTGATCCACGACAGCGTGGCGCTGCCCGGGCCGACGCCCGAGGTCTGCTGCCACTTGCCCACGTAAAGCGAGCCGCTGGACAGGTCGCGCGCGCTGTCGGCGATAAACATGAACAAGCCGCCGTTGGTGGCATCGTCGCCCATCAGCACGGTGCGCTCGTCGGGCATGACCTGCACCAGTTCGTGCGAGATGCGGCCCAGGCAGTAGTGCTTCCTGATGGTGCCGGTGCCGTCGGGGTTGACCGTCACTTCGGGCAGGTGGCCATAGTTGTAGGCATTGGCCCTGGCGGGGTCGCCATACAGGTTCTGGCTGTAGCCCTGCAGTTGCGTGACCGCCGCGGCGTCCTTCAGGTCGGTCTCGTACTCTTCGCTCGACAGGTGGGTGTTCCACGGCGACAGGCTCGCGCCGCAGGTGATCCACAGGCCGTTGACGCCGGAGGTATCGACGTTGTGGTACTTCACCGGGGTCAGCTTGCCGGTGGCCGGGTCCTGGTCCAGCGTCACGACAGCGATCGGCGACGGCAGCAGGCCGTACATGCTGGTGTTGTTCTGGTTGCGCGAGGTGTACTCGAACTGCACCACCGCAAACACGGTATTGCCCTTGACGCCGGGCACCGTCGGGTTGGCCAGCTTCAGCAGCGAGCTGCCGTCCGGTGCGTCGGAGAAGAACTGGCGTTCCTTGCCGGCCACGGAGGTGTCCATGATCGGCTGGTTGTTGATGTTGTAGTAGCCGCCGGCCACGATGGTGCCGCCCTTGCCGTCCGGCAGCGTGTCGCCGGTGACGAAGAACGGCTGGTAGGCAAGCTTGTAGGTGGTGCTGCTGCCGTCGCTGAACGACACCTTCAGGCTCGAGCCGACAGTGGTGGTCGCCATCGCGGCGGCATCCGACAGCGTGGGCGCGCTCATGGGAATGAACTCGGCCGTGGTGAAGGTGGCGCCAGGCGCCGGGCCAGTGGCGGGCGCGGCCACGGCATCGTCGCTGCCGCCGCAGCCGGCCAGCAGGCCGGCGGAAGCCAGGCCAAACGGAAGCATCGGCGCGCCCGCCAGCAGTTTCAGGGCCTTGCGGCGGCCAGCATCAGGTTGTTGTTGCATGGTTTTATCCGGGGAAAGGGATGGATCTGGTTTTTTTGACCGCTTGATCGCGCCGGCACCGCGCGGGCGGCCGGGCACCTGTTGGCACAGGCGGGCGGCGGGCGGCATTGCGCCCGACAGCCGGAGATCGTAGGGCGTCTTTGTGACAGGAAGTTGACGATGCAACACTTCACATGGGAGCCACGGCCGGGGTGCCTCATCCGCTGCGGTACACTTCCCGCTTCTGTCCGCGGCCGCACCGCGCAGCTTCTTCCAGCTTTTTCCGCCCTTCCCGCTTGCCGACCTACACGCTAGCCCACCCTGTCCAGGCCGAAGTCGAAATCCGCAAGAGCCGTTTCCTGGCCCTGGCCTTGCCGGTGGCCGACCGCGACGCGGCCATGGCCGCGCTGCAGGCGCTGCGCGCGGAACACCCCACCGCTACCCATGTGTGCTGGGCGCTGCTCGCCGGCGGCGCGTCGGGCATGTCCGACGACGGCGAACCTTCGGGTACCGCCGGCCGGCCGATCCTGGAAGTGCTGCGCCACCACGACCTCGACGGCGTGCTGGCCGCGGTGGTGCGTTACTACGGCGGCGTCAAGCTGGGCGCTGGCGGGTTGGTGCGCGCTTACACCGATGCCATCGCCGCCGCGCTGAAATCGGCCGAACGCATCGAGCGCATCGCCTACGCCACGCTGACGATATCGATCGACTATGCCGACGAGCCACGCGTGCGCCGCTGGATCGAACAGGCCGCCCAACATGGCTGCACGCTGGCCGATACCGCCTATGGCGCGCTGGCAACGCTGGTGCTGCGCCTTCCCGCCACGCAAGTGGATACGGCGCGCGATGCCTTGCGCGACGCCACCCATGGGCGCGCGCAATTTCCGCAGGCACAGGACGATTCCCATGGATGAACGCGATGCGTCCATAGCGGACATCGGCGGCGAATTCACCGCGCAGGTGCTGCCAGGCGGCCAGACTTTTGCCGCCCCGGCCGCGCTAAGCTTGCTGGAAGCCGCCTTGCTGGACGGCGTGCCGCTGCCCAACTCCTGCCGCAACGGCACTTGCCGCGCCTGTGCCAGCCGGCTGCATGCCGGATCGATCCGCTACCGGATCGAATGGCCCGGGCTGAGCCTGGATGAGAAAGAGGAAGGGTTGATCCTGCCGTGCGTGGCTTGTGCGGTCACTGATGTAGTGATCGAGCCGGTGACGCTGGGGTGACGCCGGGGTGACGCCGGGGTGACGCCCGGGTGACGCTCCTCACCCCCCGACCGCCAGAAAAAACCGCAACGCCAGCTTCAGCCCATCCGGCCCCGCCGGATCCGAGAACGCGTGCCCCCCGGCTCCGCCACTCCACGCATGGCCGAGCCCTTCGACCCGCACCAGCCGCATGTAAGGCGCCTTGCCCTCGGTCCAGTCGAACACATCGACCGCACGCCGCATGCCGCGCTGGGCGCGCCGCGCCGGCACCGCGGCAAGCGGATGGGCGCCTTCGGGCTGCAGGTGCATCCACAGTGCCGCCGCCGCGGTGGCATTGCTGAAGTCGACCATGGCGTCGGCGTCGCCATGCAGCAGCAGCAGCGGCGGCGGGCGCCGGCCGGCAAGGCCGAGGCGCAGCGCGTGGACGGCCTGCGCATCGGGCCCGCGCTGGCCGCGCATCGCGCGTGTGGCCTGCGCCGCGTTGGTGGCGCTCCACGGCACCGCACCGGAATGCGAGCCCACCGCCGCGAAGCGCGCGGGATAGCGCAGGCCGAGCGTCAAAGCCATCGCCCCGCCCGCTGACAAGCCGAGCACGCTGACGCGGTTAGCCGCCACCGGATGCGTGCGGCATGCCTGCTCGACCAGCGCCATCAGCAGGCCCGCTTCCACCGCACCGTGCCCGGCGGGCTTAAACCAGTTCCAGCAGCGCTGCGCGTTCGCCTGCGAACTCTGCTCGGGCAACAGCACCACCCAGCCCGCCTCGCGCGCCACGGCGGCAGCACGCGTGACCGCTGCAAAGCTGGCGGTGTCCTGCCCGCAGCCATGCAGCAACACCAGCATCGGTGCGCGCCGCCTGCCATTGGCGCCCGCCGGCACGAAGATGCGATAGCGCCGCGGCGCGAGCGGCCCGGCGCCCCAGCTGCCCTCCTCCCAGCGGCCGCTGCCGCGGCTGCGCGGCGGCTCGGCCGGCGACACCACGCCGGACAGCGCGCGCTGCGTGGCCGCGGTGAGTGCAGCGGATTGCTTCACCGCGTTGCGCACGATGGCTTCGGTCATCGGCTTGGTGATGTTGCGGTTGACCGCGCGCTGCATGCGGCGGGCATTGCGCGTGGCGGCCTTGTTCAGCGTGGACCAGAGCTTTGCACCGGAAGAGCGGGGCATGCGTCGTCCTGTCGGTGTGGGTAACCCGTGCATCATATGCCGAGTCGCGTGCATGGCATGGCGCACAGCATCGGCTTTGCATGCAACGCGATCGCGATCACTGCCTACAATGCAAGGGTCGTGTCGCGCCGAGGCACGGACAGGAGGCGAGCATGATCGATGCAACGAGCCAGTTCAGGCCTTTGGATCCGGGCCGCGTTAACCTGATGGATCCGCTTGAAGTGCAGTACTGGTGCCGCGAGCTTCACTGCAGCGAGCAGGATCTCGAAGCGGCCGTCGATGCCGCCGGCGACCATATCGCCGCGGTTCGGGACCAGCTGGAGTCAAGCCAGCCGGGCACCCCGCCCCACTGAAGGCGCAGGCACGGCCGGATCACGCCGGCCGTGCCTGTCATGAACCCGCTTGCCGGTCCAGGGCCGCGCCGTCGATCAAACGGCTCGAATACCCCGGACCGTCCCAGTGCTGGCCGGTGCGCCAGCGTCAGCCGCATACCCGGAATAAGCGCAGTGCAGACCGGAATTCAGTAATGCTGAGTTCGCGCGGGGCGATTTTTGCTGCATGATTTCGGGCCCGGATCAGGCGTGGCAGCAGATCGCGCCAACCCGGGAGTTCGGAGTACGAAGGGGTCACCTACACGAGGACGCATCGACATGACCATCAAGCTGCCGGCCATCACCATTTGCGCAGCCCTGCTCGCCCCTGCCGCCTGGGCAGGCAACGACACCCACTGGACCTACGCCGGGCCGACCGGCGCCAGCCATTGGGGCGAGCTCGACGCCGGCTACAAGACCTGCACGCTGGGCAAGCACCAGTCGCCCATCGATATCCGTACCAACAAGACCGTGAGCGCAGACCTGAAGCCGATCGGCTTTGGCTACACCGCAACGCCGGCAACCGTGGTCAACAACGGCCATACCATCCAGGTCAACCTGCCTGCGGGCGGGCAGGCCGAGTTCGACGGCGCGGCGTACAAGCTGGTGCAATTCCACTTCCATACGCCGAGCGAAGAGAAGATCAACGGCAAGGCCTATCCGCTGGTGGCGCACCTGGTGCACCAGAACGCCGAAGGCAAGCTGGCGGTGGTGGCGGTGCTGTTCAAGACCGGGCGCGAAAACGCGGCGTTGCAGCCGGTCTTTGCCAGCCTGCCGGCCAAGGCCGGCGAGTCGCGCGAGCTGGGTGCGCCGATTGACGTGGCGGCGCTGCTGCCTGCGCAGCAATCCTACTGGGCGTTCACCGGCTCGCTGACCACGCCGCCTTGCAGCGAGGATGTGCGATGGCAGGTGTTGAAGACGCCGGTGGAGATTTCGGCGGCGCAACTGGCGACGTTCCGCAAGCTCTACCCGATGAATGCGCGGCCGGTGCAGCCGTTGAATGGGCGAGTGGTGCAGGCGGGGCGGTGAGGATCGTTCGCGTACCCATGACCTTTGCTTAACCGACTGGGTGCTCCCTCTCCCGCAAGCGGGAGAGGGGAGAAAACCGATCGTATGCGAAAGCGTGATCACGAAAGCCCGCGCATCGCCAGCTCGCCGCCCAGCACCAGCAGCCCGCAGAAGAACAGCTTGCGGAAGCGCTCCGCACTGATGCGATGGCGCAGCCATTGCCCGATGAACATGCCGCCAAGCGCAGGCACCAGTGCCAGCAACGAAGCCCCCAGCACCGGGGTGTGCAGCAACGATCCGTCCAGCTCCAGGCTGACCGCCAGCGCAATGGTCGAGATCGTGAAGGACAACCCCAGCGCCTGCACCAGGCCCTCCTTTTCGAGCCCCAGCCCTTGCAGGTAAGGCACAGCGGGAATCACGAACACGCCGGTCACCGCAGTGATCGCGCCGGTCACCACCCCGACCACCGGCCCGAGCCAGGCCTCTGCCGCCGGCGGCACGTGCAGCTTGACCGCTGCCAGTCCGACCACCGCATACAGCACCAGCGCCACGCCAAGCGCCGAGGTGGCGTGGGTCATCATCCCGGCCGCCACCAGCGCAGCGCACAGCCACGTGCCGGCGCAGATCGCCGCCAGCATCGGCCATAGCCGAAGTACCAGCTGGCCGAAGCGCGGACCGCTGAACAGCTGCACCACGTTGGTCACCATCGACGGCGCCACCAGCAGCGCCGCGGCCTGCGCCGGCGGCATCACCAGCCCGAGCAATCCCACCGCGACGGTGGGCAGGCCCAGGCCCACCACGCCTTTGACCAAGCCTGCCAGCAGGAAGGTCAGGCCGATAAAGGCAGCCTGCGTGCCGATTGCTTCCATCGTCATCGCATGCTCCTTCAGCCGGGCTTGCGGTCGTGCACTGCGCGGCTGTCGGCGGGGGCTTCGTCGCGTGCGTGCATGCCGTAGTCGCGCAGCACCTGTGCCACGCGCAGGCGGTAGTCGGCAAACACGCCGCCGCGGCCCACGGCCTGTGCCTCGCGGTGTGCCACGGTATTGCGCCAGGCGATCACGGCCGCCTCGTCGCGGAAGAACGATAGCGACAGAACCTTGCCCGGGTTGGCCAGGCTCTGGAAGCGTTCGACCGAGATAAAGCCGTCGATGCTCTCCAACTCGCTGCGCAGCCTTGCGGCGATATCGAGGTAGGCGTCGCGGCGGCCCGGTGCGGGCTCGACTTCAAAGATGACGGCGATCATGAGGGCTCCGTGTTTTGAATGGTGAGGTCAGCAGAAATGCGGGATGCGGGCGTTCAGGGAAGGACGATAGCGGAACGCGCGCGCCAGTACGGCCGGGGCGGCGCCGCGTGCAAGTAGTGCCGTCACCGTCGCGCCGGCGAGCGCCTGCGCCAGCCTGTCGCCTGGGCACGCGTGGCGTCCGTGGCCGAAGGTCCACGGACGCTCGCCATCCGCCATACCGCCGCAGGAGGCTGCGGCGAGCAGCACCAGCACCACATCGCCGGCCTTGACGTCATGGCCGCACAGGGTTGCATCGGCGGCGAGGAAGCGGCGCGTGTTCTGCACCGGGGGATCCGACACCGCCACCTCTGTGACCAGTTGGTCCGGTGATATTCCGGGCAACGCCTTGCCACGGCCGAGATGCAGCAGCGAATTGCCTGCCAGCGCGGCGGTGGCTTCGCAGGCCTGCACCAGCAGGCCGATGGTGTTGGCGGCCACCGCTTGCGCATCGATGCCCGCCGCACAGGCAGCCTGCTGCAGCGACGGCAACGGGCCTGCTGCCGGTACGGCATTGGCGAGCCAGTTGCCGAGCCATTGTGCGGCGACCGCTCCGGCTTGCACGGCGTTCGCATCGGCAAGCGGTGACTGTGCGGCGGCAAATGCTGCGACGTGGGCGGCCACGGCCGCTGCCGTGGCTCGATCCACCGCGACGGGCAGGCCGAGCAGGTCAGCCAGCGTCACGACCGGCAGCGTCGACAGGACGCCATTGATGCGTTCCGCGGACCATGCCGTGCCGGCGTCCATCAGCTCAGCCAGCGCTGCCGCACGGCGTGCAGCTGCCGCCGGATCGATGGCGGCAAGCAGTGGCATCAGCAGGTCCTTCAACGGCGCATGCGCGGCGCCGTCGTTCATGCGGATCAGCCGGCCGAACAGATCCCCGGCGGCGGTACCAGCCAGTGCGGGCGGCACCGGCTGCGCTGGCGGACGCACGCGGCAGTCGGGGTGGGACAGCACCGTCGCCACTTCGCGTGCGCCCGCCGCAACCCACAGGCCGAGCCGCTGGTCGCGGAAGAACGGCCGGTGCGTCGCCAGTTCGCGGTAGTAGGGATAGGGATCGGGGTGCGTGACGGCGCTTAGCGGGTCGAGCGCATGGTTGGCATCGTTGGCATGGGATTCGGCGGCAGGCAGCATGGCGGCACACGGGGGCTGAAATATGCTGCCAGTTTGCCGCCTGGGCACGGCAAACGCTTCACGGCGACGTGAAAGATGGATTGCCGGCCTGGCGGTCCGCAGTCACCGGCTCATCTTTCCTGTGCGCCAGCCGGTACAGCACCGGCAACACCAGCAGCGTCAGCGCCGTCGACGACAGGATGCCGCCGATCACCACCGTGGCCAGCGGACGCTGCACTTCGGCGCCCGTGCCGGTGGCCAGCGCCATCGGCACGAAACCCAGCGACGCCACCAGCGCGGTCATCAGCACGGGCCGCAGCCGCGTCAGCGCGCCGTCGCGGATCGCCTGGTCGAGCCCCACGCCCTCCTCGCGCAGCGAACGGATAAACGACAGCATCACCAGCCCGTTCAGCACCGCCACGCCGCACAGCGCGATAAAGCCCACCGCGGCCGAGATCGACAGCGGGATGCCGCGCAGCCACAGCGCGAGGATGCCGCCGGTCAGCGCGAACGGGATGCCGGTGAAGACCAGCAGCCCGTGCTTGACGTTGCCGAACATGGCGAACAGCAGCACGAACACCAGCCCCAGTGCCAGCGGCACCACTACGCGCAGGCGCGCCGTGGCGGACTGCAGCTGCTCGAAGGTGCCGCTCCAGCTGGTCCAGTAGCCGGCGGGGATGCGCACGCGATCGCGGATGGCGGCCTCCGCCTCGGGCACGAAGCTGCCGATATCGCGCCCGCGCACGTTGGCGCTGACCACGATGCGGCGCTTGCCGTTCTCGCGCGAGACCTGGTTGGGGCCCGGCGCGATCTCCACGGTGGCAACTTCGCTGAGCGGGATATAGCTGGTGCGCGCGCCCGCCACGGTGTCTTTCGGCAGCGCCACCGGCAGGCGCCGCAGCGCGTCCACGTCTTCGCGCACGGCATCGGGCAGGCGCACCACGATGTCGAAGCGGCGGTCGCCGCTGAAGAACGTCCCTGACACCTTGCCGCCGATGCCGATCGCCACCGCTTCCTGGATATCGCTCAGGTTGAGCCCGTAGCGCGCGGCCTTGTCGCGGTCGATATTGACGCTCAGCATCGGCAGCCCGGTGGTCTGCTCGACTTTGACCTCGGCCGCGCCCGCAATGCCCTGCAGCACCGCGGCGATGCGGTTGGCGGTATCTTCCAGCACGGCGTTGTCGTCACCGAACACCTTGACCGCGACGTCGGAGCGCACGCCCGAGATCAGCTCGTTGAAGCGCAGCTGGATCGGCTGCGAGAACTCGTAGTTGTTGCCGGGCAGCTTGCCGACCTCCGCGCGGATCGCGGCGATCAGTTCGTCGCGCGTGCGGCGCGGCGCGGGCCATTCGGACTGCGGCCTGAGCATGATGTAGCCGTCCGAGATATTCGGCGGCATCGGGTCGGAGGCAATCTCGGCGGTGCCGGTGCGCGCGAACACGCGTTCGATCTCGGGGAATTTCGCTTTCAGCGTGGTCTCGACCTGCTGCTGCATCGCCACCGATTGCGTCAGGCTGGTGCCGGGAATGCGCAGCGCCTGGATGGCGAGGTCGCCCTCGTTGAGGCTGGGCACGAACTCGCTGCCCAGGCGCGTGGCGATCGCCAGCGACAGCGCCACCGCCACGCCGGCCAGCGCCAGCACCACCGGCGTCGCCGACAGCGAGCGGTCCAGCAGCACGGCATAGCGGCGCCGCGCCCACGCCATCAGCCGGTTCTCGCGCTCGGCCACGCGATTGCCGATCGCCAGCGCTACCGCGGCGGGAACGAAGGTTACCGACAGCACCATCGCGCCCAGCAGCGCCAGCACCACCGTGATCGCCATCGGGTGGAACATCTTGCCCTCGACGCCGGTCAGCGCAAAGATCGGCAGGTACACCACCATGATGATGAGCTGGCCGTACAGCAGCGGCCGGCGTGCCTCGCGCGCGGCGCCGAAGACCTCGTGCAGGCGCTCGGTGCGCGTCAGCGCGCGGCCATGCCGTTGCTGCGCATGCGCCAGGCGCCGCACGCAGTTCTCGACGATCACCACCGCGCCATCGACGATGATGCCGAAGTCCAGCGCCCCCAGGCTCATCAGGTTGGCGCTGGTGCGCGTGTGGACCATGCCGGTAAAGGTGAACAGCATCGACAGCGGGATCACCAGCGCGGTGATCAGCGCCGCGCGCAGGTTGCCGAGGAACAGGAACAGGATGGCGATCACCAGCACGGCGCCTTCCAGCAGGTTCTTCTTCACCGTGGCGATGGCCTTGTCGACCAGCTTGGTGCGGTCGTACACGGTGATCGCCTTCACGCCGGCCGGCAGCGTGCGGTTGATCTCCGCCATCTTGCGGTCTACGGCCTGCGACACCGTGCGGCTGTTCTCGCCGATCAGCATGAAGACCGTGCCCAGCACCACCTCGCGGCCATCCTCGGTGGCGGCGCCGGTACGCAGCTCGCCGCCGGTCTGCACGCTGGCCAAATCGCGCACGCGGATCGGCTGGCCCTGCGCGGTGCCGACGATGACGTCGCGGATATCGTCGAGCGAGCGCACCTGGCCCGGCACGCGCACCAGGTATTGCTCGCCGCGCCGCTCGATGTAGCCGGCGCCGACGTTGTCGTTGTTCTTCTCCAGCGCCGTGACCACGTCGGCGAGCGACAGCCCGTACGACGCCATCCGCTCCAGGCTTGGCGCCACCACGTAGGCGCGCGCATGGCCGCCGATGGCATTGACCTCGGCCACGCCAGGCACGTTGCGCAGCTGCGCACGGATCACCCAGTCCTGGATCTCGCGCAGGTCGGGCAGCGTGTAGGGCGTGCCGTCGGGCTTGCGCGCGCCGGGCTCGGCTTCGACGGTCCACAGGTAGATCTCGCCGAGGCCGGTCGAGATCGGGCCCATCGCCGGCGTGATGCCGGGTGGAAGCTTGTCGCGCGCTTCCTGGATGCGCTGGTTGACCAGCTGCCGCGCGAAATGGATATCGGTGCCTTCGCGGAAGATCACCGTGACCTGTGACAGCCCGTAGCGCGACAGCGAGCGGGTCTGCTCCAGCCCCGGCAGGCCCGCCATCACTGT
This genomic window from Cupriavidus oxalaticus contains:
- a CDS encoding CusA/CzcA family heavy metal efflux RND transporter produces the protein MFERLIRFAIEQRWLVLLAVLGMAALGLYNYTRLPIDAVPDITNVQVQINTAAPGYSPLETEQRITYPVETVMAGLPGLEQTRSLSRYGLSQVTVIFREGTDIHFARQLVNQRIQEARDKLPPGITPAMGPISTGLGEIYLWTVEAEPGARKPDGTPYTLPDLREIQDWVIRAQLRNVPGVAEVNAIGGHARAYVVAPSLERMASYGLSLADVVTALEKNNDNVGAGYIERRGEQYLVRVPGQVRSLDDIRDVIVGTAQGQPIRVRDLASVQTGGELRTGAATEDGREVVLGTVFMLIGENSRTVSQAVDRKMAEINRTLPAGVKAITVYDRTKLVDKAIATVKKNLLEGAVLVIAILFLFLGNLRAALITALVIPLSMLFTFTGMVHTRTSANLMSLGALDFGIIVDGAVVIVENCVRRLAHAQQRHGRALTRTERLHEVFGAAREARRPLLYGQLIIMVVYLPIFALTGVEGKMFHPMAITVVLALLGAMVLSVTFVPAAVALAIGNRVAERENRLMAWARRRYAVLLDRSLSATPVVLALAGVAVALSLAIATRLGSEFVPSLNEGDLAIQALRIPGTSLTQSVAMQQQVETTLKAKFPEIERVFARTGTAEIASDPMPPNISDGYIMLRPQSEWPAPRRTRDELIAAIRAEVGKLPGNNYEFSQPIQLRFNELISGVRSDVAVKVFGDDNAVLEDTANRIAAVLQGIAGAAEVKVEQTTGLPMLSVNIDRDKAARYGLNLSDIQEAVAIGIGGKVSGTFFSGDRRFDIVVRLPDAVREDVDALRRLPVALPKDTVAGARTSYIPLSEVATVEIAPGPNQVSRENGKRRIVVSANVRGRDIGSFVPEAEAAIRDRVRIPAGYWTSWSGTFEQLQSATARLRVVVPLALGLVFVLLFAMFGNVKHGLLVFTGIPFALTGGILALWLRGIPLSISAAVGFIALCGVAVLNGLVMLSFIRSLREEGVGLDQAIRDGALTRLRPVLMTALVASLGFVPMALATGTGAEVQRPLATVVIGGILSSTALTLLVLPVLYRLAHRKDEPVTADRQAGNPSFTSP